Proteins encoded within one genomic window of Thermomicrobiales bacterium:
- a CDS encoding MFS transporter, translated as MFSQSTSSGITNRRLVIVAAMAGTFLSALDSSIVGPAMPTIIGQLGGLSLYSWVFSAYLLTSTTTVPLYGRLSDMYGRKPLFVISAALFVLGSALCGLAQSMEQLVAFRAIQGLGAGGIVPVTFTILGDLFSVEERAKMAGLFSAIWGASAVAGPTLGGLVVEVVDWRWIFYLNLPFGIVSVWLMWRSLHEDHTVERSRIDYLGAILLTAGITAFLFGLLDVGEGASWLELRTGGLMLLSVVILIWFVIHESRFPSPMMPLGMFRSPIVAVVTGAGTLIGGVMFGISSFVPLYVQGVLGGSPIDAGLTVAPFSIGWSVASVVSGQIITRAGYRISVVAGALSAVAGCVSLLMVSSETGRLPAAAGAGLVGIGMGLSATAMLIAVQNSVGWNQRGVATALVQFSRTIGGAIGVAVLGTLLTAQLTSRLSSLDSSLQSANALLDLEVRKSLSADLLDFLTTALSSSLHVVFMTMFGLAVAAAIIVVFFFPRGSVEDLQSAEGGMGGSRAQQASNDAERVHPGGQARPASQ; from the coding sequence ATGTTCAGCCAATCGACTAGCTCTGGGATCACCAATCGTCGCCTCGTCATCGTCGCGGCGATGGCTGGGACCTTTCTCTCCGCCCTCGATTCAAGCATTGTCGGCCCCGCGATGCCGACAATTATCGGCCAGCTCGGCGGCCTGTCGCTCTACTCGTGGGTCTTCTCAGCCTATCTGCTGACATCGACGACCACTGTTCCGCTCTACGGTCGGCTCAGCGACATGTACGGGCGTAAGCCGCTCTTCGTGATCAGCGCGGCCCTCTTCGTCCTCGGCTCGGCCCTGTGCGGTCTGGCTCAGAGCATGGAACAGCTCGTCGCCTTCCGCGCCATCCAGGGTCTCGGTGCCGGTGGCATCGTCCCGGTTACATTCACGATTCTCGGCGATCTCTTCTCCGTCGAAGAGCGTGCCAAGATGGCCGGGCTCTTCTCAGCCATCTGGGGCGCGTCTGCCGTCGCTGGCCCGACGCTCGGCGGTCTGGTTGTAGAGGTCGTCGACTGGCGTTGGATCTTTTACTTGAATCTACCGTTCGGCATCGTCTCTGTCTGGCTGATGTGGCGCTCGCTCCACGAGGACCACACTGTCGAGCGCAGCCGCATCGACTACCTCGGTGCCATCCTGCTGACGGCCGGCATCACCGCGTTCCTCTTCGGCCTGCTCGACGTTGGCGAAGGAGCGTCATGGCTGGAGCTGCGGACGGGTGGGTTGATGCTACTATCCGTCGTGATCCTGATCTGGTTCGTTATCCACGAGAGCCGCTTCCCCAGCCCGATGATGCCGCTGGGCATGTTCAGGTCGCCGATCGTTGCTGTTGTCACCGGAGCTGGCACCCTCATCGGCGGCGTTATGTTCGGTATCTCGTCGTTCGTACCGCTGTATGTCCAGGGCGTCCTCGGCGGCTCTCCGATCGACGCAGGTCTGACGGTCGCGCCGTTCTCAATCGGCTGGTCAGTCGCCTCGGTCGTCTCCGGTCAGATCATCACGCGTGCCGGATACCGTATCTCGGTCGTCGCGGGTGCATTATCGGCCGTCGCCGGTTGTGTCTCGCTGCTCATGGTCTCATCGGAAACCGGACGCCTGCCCGCCGCAGCCGGCGCAGGGCTCGTTGGCATCGGCATGGGCCTTTCCGCCACCGCGATGCTTATTGCCGTCCAGAATTCGGTCGGCTGGAATCAGCGCGGTGTCGCAACCGCACTGGTGCAGTTTTCGCGCACGATCGGTGGCGCGATCGGCGTGGCCGTCCTTGGCACGCTGCTGACCGCGCAATTGACTTCGCGGCTGTCGAGCCTCGACAGCTCGCTGCAGAGCGCGAATGCCCTGCTTGACCTTGAGGTGCGCAAAAGCCTGTCCGCCGATCTGTTGGATTTCTTGACCACGGCGCTCTCATCGTCGCTGCACGTCGTCTTCATGACGATGTTTGGCTTGGCGGTCGCTGCGGCGATCATTGTCGTGTTCTTCTTCCCGCGTGGATCGGTCGAGGATCTCCAGTCAGCCGAGGGCGGGATGGGCGGAAGTCGTGCGCAGCAAGCATCAAACGACGCGGAACGAGTCCACCCGGGTGGACAGGCGCGTCCCGCGTCGCAGTAG
- a CDS encoding FAD-dependent thymidylate synthase yields MSALPETASDNFYPLASKPPTIRLLHEESAAHPFALTVAAAWSCYGARPARVENVLKLMDSTLDDGDELRPHRRSRAQRLYRDLFDAGHHTTFQHANFVFVLDGVSRLAIWSFFHHHPHYNSEQVSQRYREVSGKVMVTPGLNEQQEQIYRAALQRAVDGYRSLTEILTPTLAERYGKVFPSRVRATGQEAERRVADAVQKRAQEVARYVLPLATPAHLYHTINGLTLLRYYVLANQMDVPAEVRYIVNTMVAEVLRIDPYFLGAPGYELDLQILAAQDTLEYEALSEMQQTITSSRDDRFFQEFDAELGGVNSRLASYDPAAEQTLAAAVRTVLGRTAEEMSDEDALLAVLDPAQNAYLGHSLFLAMNSKLMQTMNHVSFTFQKRISGAEDAQNQRHRGTLSSSPVLAAHLREQPDVIVPHELLENEAALAEYHATVQALWDAKNQLLDDGVAPENVLYLLPNSHRLRFYETGTLMTYYWKWVKRQCYNAQREIFETAVQETAQVREVFPTIGQFVSGPPCVLRSRAGTKPFCPEGERYCGIPVWRNFDPDTLVKRRIL; encoded by the coding sequence ATGTCCGCACTGCCGGAGACTGCCTCCGATAACTTCTATCCGCTCGCATCAAAGCCGCCGACAATTCGCCTGCTCCATGAAGAATCAGCCGCGCACCCGTTCGCGCTGACGGTCGCTGCCGCCTGGTCGTGTTATGGCGCGCGTCCGGCGCGAGTCGAGAATGTCCTGAAGCTCATGGACTCGACGCTCGATGACGGCGACGAGTTGCGTCCGCATCGTCGTAGCCGCGCCCAACGCCTGTACCGCGACCTGTTCGACGCTGGTCATCACACGACGTTCCAGCACGCCAACTTCGTCTTCGTGCTGGACGGCGTGTCGCGGCTGGCGATCTGGTCGTTCTTCCATCACCATCCACATTACAACTCGGAGCAAGTGTCCCAACGCTATCGAGAAGTCTCGGGCAAGGTGATGGTGACGCCGGGACTGAACGAACAGCAGGAACAGATCTACCGCGCTGCCCTGCAGCGTGCGGTCGACGGCTACCGTTCGCTTACCGAGATCCTCACACCGACGCTGGCCGAGCGCTACGGGAAGGTCTTCCCGTCCCGCGTTCGAGCAACCGGGCAGGAGGCCGAGCGCCGTGTCGCCGATGCCGTCCAGAAGCGCGCACAGGAAGTCGCGCGCTATGTCCTGCCGCTCGCGACGCCCGCGCACCTCTATCACACGATCAACGGCCTGACGTTGCTGCGCTATTACGTGCTGGCCAATCAGATGGACGTTCCGGCCGAGGTGCGCTACATCGTGAACACGATGGTCGCCGAAGTCCTGCGCATCGATCCGTACTTCCTCGGCGCGCCCGGCTACGAGCTGGACCTGCAGATCCTCGCCGCACAGGACACGCTTGAGTATGAAGCGCTGTCCGAGATGCAGCAAACGATTACGTCAAGCCGAGATGATCGCTTCTTTCAGGAGTTCGATGCGGAGCTGGGCGGCGTGAACTCGCGCCTGGCGAGCTACGACCCAGCGGCTGAACAGACGCTGGCCGCTGCAGTTCGAACGGTCCTTGGCCGGACTGCCGAGGAGATGAGCGACGAGGACGCGTTGCTGGCTGTGCTTGATCCAGCTCAGAACGCCTACCTCGGTCACTCGCTCTTCCTGGCGATGAACTCCAAGCTGATGCAGACGATGAACCACGTGTCGTTCACCTTCCAGAAGCGCATCAGCGGTGCGGAAGATGCACAGAACCAGCGCCATCGCGGGACGCTGTCGTCCTCGCCGGTGCTGGCGGCACACCTGCGCGAGCAACCGGATGTCATCGTTCCGCACGAACTGTTGGAGAACGAAGCGGCGCTGGCCGAGTACCACGCGACCGTCCAGGCGCTTTGGGATGCCAAGAACCAGCTGCTGGATGACGGTGTCGCTCCGGAGAACGTGCTCTATCTGCTGCCGAACAGCCACCGGTTGCGGTTCTACGAGACCGGCACGCTCATGACCTACTACTGGAAATGGGTCAAGCGGCAGTGCTACAACGCGCAGCGCGAGATCTTCGAGACGGCAGTTCAGGAAACAGCGCAGGTCCGCGAAGTCTTCCCGACAATCGGCCAGTTCGTCAGCGGGCCGCCGTGCGTGCTGCGTTCGCGGGCCGGCACCAAGCCGTTCTGCCCCGAGGGTGAGCGCTACTGCGGCATCCCGGTCTGGCGCAACTTCGATCCGGATACGCTCGTCAAGCGCCGGATTCTGTAA
- a CDS encoding NADP-dependent malic enzyme, giving the protein MLPRSSSNGATRPAVRTKPSTLREEVLDLRRRFGGVLEISSKIPIKDHHILNVLYVPPAALAPAAEIYRDPMSVFELTVKDNIVAIVTDGTAVLGLGDIGAEAALPVMEGKAVLFHTLAGVEAFPICISERDPERIVDIIAGISPSFGGINLEDISAPRCFEIERRLKERVKLPVFHDDQHGTAVVVLSALLNALRLRGTPIEGVQVVVNGAGAAGIAVSKLLLSSGVGDIIMCDRLGIISRDRKTGMNGPKREMAELTNRENVSGTLHDALAGADVFIGVSGAGALTPDDIGVMNRQPIIFALANPNPEIEPSLAHESGALVVATGRSDYPNQVNNSLAFPGIFRGALDVKALDINDEMKVAAAYAIADLVKENELEPDYVMPAALDLRVPPAVAAAVARAAIETGVARTTLDPADVAQRTHDRIYTGKVPV; this is encoded by the coding sequence ATGCTGCCGCGCTCGTCGTCCAACGGCGCGACACGCCCGGCTGTGCGCACCAAACCGAGCACCTTGCGCGAGGAAGTGCTCGACCTTCGGCGGCGATTTGGGGGCGTGCTTGAAATCAGCTCGAAGATCCCGATCAAGGACCACCACATTCTGAATGTGTTGTATGTCCCACCGGCGGCATTGGCCCCGGCTGCGGAAATCTACCGCGACCCGATGTCGGTGTTCGAGCTGACGGTGAAGGACAACATCGTCGCGATCGTGACCGACGGCACGGCTGTGCTGGGGTTGGGTGACATCGGTGCTGAGGCTGCGCTGCCGGTCATGGAGGGCAAGGCCGTCCTGTTCCACACGCTGGCGGGCGTTGAGGCCTTCCCGATCTGCATCTCTGAGCGCGATCCGGAGCGGATTGTGGACATCATCGCTGGTATCTCGCCGTCGTTCGGCGGCATCAACCTGGAGGACATCTCCGCGCCGCGCTGCTTTGAGATCGAACGGCGGCTGAAGGAGCGCGTGAAGCTGCCGGTCTTTCACGACGATCAACATGGAACCGCTGTAGTGGTGCTCTCGGCGTTGCTGAATGCACTGCGGTTACGCGGGACGCCGATCGAGGGTGTGCAGGTCGTGGTAAATGGTGCCGGAGCAGCGGGCATAGCGGTGTCGAAGCTCCTGCTGTCATCAGGCGTAGGTGACATCATCATGTGCGATCGTCTCGGCATCATTTCGCGAGACCGCAAGACCGGCATGAACGGCCCGAAGCGCGAGATGGCGGAACTGACGAACAGAGAGAATGTCAGCGGAACGCTCCACGACGCGCTGGCTGGCGCAGACGTGTTCATCGGCGTGTCCGGTGCCGGAGCGCTCACCCCAGACGATATCGGTGTGATGAACAGACAACCGATCATCTTTGCGCTGGCCAACCCGAACCCGGAGATTGAACCGTCTCTGGCGCACGAAAGTGGCGCGCTGGTCGTTGCGACAGGCCGCTCAGACTATCCAAATCAGGTCAACAACTCGCTAGCATTTCCTGGCATCTTCCGTGGGGCGCTGGATGTGAAGGCGCTGGACATTAACGATGAGATGAAGGTTGCGGCGGCCTACGCGATTGCCGATCTGGTCAAGGAAAATGAGCTGGAGCCGGACTATGTCATGCCGGCTGCGCTCGACCTGCGGGTACCGCCGGCAGTGGCTGCTGCGGTGGCGCGTGCCGCGATTGAGACGGGCGTCGCACGCACCACGCTCGATCCTGCGGATGTCGCGCAGCGGACGCACGACCGGATTTATACGGGTAAGGTGCCCGTGTAA
- the pdxH gene encoding pyridoxamine 5'-phosphate oxidase — MTDTTKAELSIADMRREYRQPGFDEADVDDDPFLQFQAWFEDAVHANVIESNAMILATSTPNGSPSVRVVLLKGMDEDGFVFYTNYESRKGHELNANPRAALLFYWPELTRQVRIEGRVERVSREESAEYFHSRAHLSQLGAWASHQSTVIDSREELETRMADLVEEYDGKEVPLPSFWGGYRLHPDHFEFWHGRPNRLHDRMQYTLQPDGSWDIHRLSP, encoded by the coding sequence ATGACCGACACAACGAAGGCTGAGTTGTCAATCGCAGACATGCGTCGCGAATATCGCCAGCCGGGGTTTGACGAAGCCGACGTCGACGATGATCCGTTTCTGCAGTTTCAAGCCTGGTTCGAGGACGCCGTCCACGCCAACGTGATCGAATCTAATGCCATGATCCTCGCGACATCCACACCGAACGGCTCACCTTCCGTCCGCGTTGTCCTGCTGAAGGGCATGGACGAAGACGGCTTCGTCTTCTACACCAACTACGAAAGCCGCAAAGGTCACGAGCTCAACGCCAATCCCCGCGCCGCGCTTCTCTTCTATTGGCCGGAACTGACCCGCCAGGTCCGCATCGAAGGCCGCGTCGAGCGCGTCAGCCGCGAAGAATCCGCTGAGTACTTCCACTCACGCGCCCACCTCAGCCAGCTCGGCGCCTGGGCATCGCACCAGAGCACCGTCATCGACAGCCGGGAAGAGCTCGAAACACGCATGGCCGACCTCGTCGAGGAATACGACGGTAAAGAAGTGCCGTTGCCATCATTCTGGGGCGGCTACCGCCTGCACCCCGACCACTTCGAGTTCTGGCACGGCCGCCCCAACCGCCTCCACGACCGCATGCAATACACCCTTCAACCCGACGGCAGCTGGGACATCCACCGCCTGTCGCCGTAA
- a CDS encoding heavy-metal-associated domain-containing protein, which produces MVEKTFLVPDVSCEHCVRAITNELSQIDGVENVTVDIPTKIVTVRAADSVTDATLVAGLSEAGYDIAASA; this is translated from the coding sequence ATGGTCGAGAAGACCTTCCTGGTGCCGGATGTAAGCTGCGAGCATTGCGTCCGAGCCATCACCAACGAGCTATCCCAGATTGATGGCGTCGAGAACGTCACCGTCGATATCCCCACAAAGATCGTCACCGTCCGCGCTGCCGACAGTGTGACCGATGCAACCCTCGTGGCCGGTCTCTCGGAGGCAGGATACGACATCGCCGCTTCGGCATAA
- a CDS encoding molybdopterin-dependent oxidoreductase: MDDSTRTNRTETRALFLSGCLATLVMLALSLARRGAPAGDPLIQLAAQTALKALPTGLFSFLLESLRSFAKPLLVVGVVVGMGIVGGGMALLQPSLMEVMTVRRRIVRLISMAIGAWFPLAFFVLLAEANSETALTNRSLIDIGVSSAIDAFVFALAAYLIYPALISAFARQSTRVDSFDQGRRRLLVGGATALVAISAGYLGKLVVDVRKGAIGGKKAGIPTAITPQSQFYVVSKNVLDPDPDVDRWALHISGLVANPMTLAYVDLAGMASVEQPTTLTCISNKIGGDLVSNGVWRGVRLVDLLTRAGVQPDAVDLALYAADGYTESIPVTRAMGEDVLLAVQLNGEPLNATHGAPARLIVPGKYGIKNVKWIERIDLVAGDFRGYWQQRGWTEDGTIQTFSRIDLPSNRAVVERGAVELGGIAYAGDRGITAVELSFDGGTSWQAVDEIQQISALSWVIWRSTWNAQTAGAYRVLARATDGNGEVQTSSRRDPIPSGATGYHSIEIGVI, encoded by the coding sequence ATGGATGATTCCACACGCACCAATCGAACCGAGACGCGGGCGCTATTTCTGTCGGGATGCCTGGCGACACTGGTGATGCTGGCGTTGTCGCTGGCTCGGCGGGGCGCACCAGCCGGCGATCCGCTCATTCAGCTGGCTGCACAGACGGCGCTGAAGGCGCTGCCGACGGGCCTGTTCTCGTTCCTGCTTGAATCGCTGCGATCGTTCGCCAAACCGTTGCTCGTCGTCGGGGTGGTCGTTGGCATGGGGATTGTCGGAGGCGGCATGGCGCTGTTGCAGCCATCTCTGATGGAAGTCATGACGGTCCGACGTCGGATCGTCCGGCTCATTTCGATGGCGATCGGGGCCTGGTTCCCGCTGGCGTTCTTCGTCCTGCTGGCTGAAGCAAACAGCGAGACGGCGCTCACAAACCGAAGCCTGATCGACATTGGCGTCAGTTCGGCGATTGACGCATTCGTCTTTGCGCTGGCCGCATACCTGATATATCCGGCGCTTATCAGTGCTTTCGCTCGACAGTCCACCCGGGTGGACTCGTTCGATCAGGGTCGGCGACGGCTGCTGGTTGGCGGGGCGACAGCGCTCGTTGCGATCAGCGCTGGGTACCTCGGCAAGCTGGTTGTCGACGTGCGGAAGGGTGCGATTGGTGGCAAGAAGGCGGGCATTCCAACTGCGATCACTCCGCAAAGTCAGTTTTACGTCGTGTCGAAGAATGTCCTTGACCCGGACCCGGACGTTGATCGCTGGGCGCTTCATATCAGCGGGCTGGTAGCGAATCCGATGACGCTGGCGTACGTCGACCTGGCCGGCATGGCCAGTGTCGAGCAACCGACGACATTGACCTGTATTTCGAACAAGATCGGCGGCGACCTCGTGTCGAATGGTGTCTGGCGTGGAGTTCGGCTGGTGGACCTGCTGACGCGGGCCGGCGTGCAGCCGGACGCGGTCGATCTTGCGCTCTACGCGGCGGATGGCTACACCGAGTCGATCCCGGTGACGCGCGCGATGGGCGAGGATGTCCTGCTGGCGGTGCAGCTGAATGGCGAGCCACTGAACGCGACGCATGGTGCGCCAGCGCGATTGATCGTGCCGGGGAAGTACGGCATTAAGAACGTGAAGTGGATCGAGCGGATCGATCTGGTAGCCGGCGATTTCCGTGGCTACTGGCAACAACGCGGCTGGACTGAGGACGGAACCATCCAGACGTTCTCGCGCATTGACCTGCCATCGAATCGGGCGGTCGTCGAGCGTGGGGCAGTCGAGCTGGGCGGCATCGCCTACGCGGGAGACCGGGGCATCACGGCGGTCGAGCTGAGCTTTGATGGCGGCACCAGTTGGCAGGCCGTCGATGAGATCCAGCAGATTTCAGCGCTATCGTGGGTGATCTGGCGTTCCACGTGGAACGCCCAAACTGCCGGTGCGTACCGGGTTCTGGCGCGTGCGACTGACGGAAATGGCGAGGTGCAGACGTCGTCGCGGCGCGATCCGATTCCGTCGGGCGCGACCGGGTATCACTCAATCGAGATCGGAGTGATCTGA
- a CDS encoding enoyl-CoA hydratase/isomerase family protein → MTTSTETNQHVLFERRGPIAWVTFNRPEARNAMTFAMYDELVRICDEVENDPDVRVLVLTGAGEKAFVAGTDISQFRAFKEPKHAIEYEARIEGALSRLEALQRPTIAAVRGYAVGGGAQIALSCDMRVCTPDAKFGVPISRTLGNCLSMSGYARLVDLIGPARTKAMIFTAEMVTAQDAQAAGLVNEIVEGEDLIERVSALAEKIAGHAPITLQVTKEAVRRVLHSRRPPRETDLVVRAYMSEDFKEGVNAFLEKRKPNWQGK, encoded by the coding sequence GTGACTACCAGCACTGAGACGAATCAGCATGTGTTGTTTGAGCGTCGTGGGCCGATCGCCTGGGTGACATTCAATCGCCCGGAGGCACGCAACGCGATGACGTTTGCGATGTATGACGAGCTGGTTCGGATTTGCGACGAGGTTGAGAATGACCCGGATGTTCGAGTGCTGGTGCTGACCGGCGCCGGTGAGAAGGCGTTCGTCGCCGGGACGGACATCAGCCAGTTCCGCGCATTCAAGGAACCGAAGCACGCGATCGAGTACGAGGCGCGGATTGAAGGCGCACTCTCGCGGCTGGAGGCGTTGCAGCGTCCGACGATCGCGGCGGTGCGTGGCTACGCTGTTGGTGGCGGGGCGCAGATCGCGCTGTCGTGCGACATGCGAGTCTGCACGCCGGACGCGAAGTTTGGCGTGCCGATCTCCAGGACGCTGGGCAACTGCCTGTCGATGAGTGGTTACGCGCGGCTAGTTGATCTGATTGGTCCGGCGCGAACGAAGGCGATGATTTTCACGGCAGAGATGGTAACGGCGCAGGATGCGCAGGCGGCCGGGCTGGTGAATGAGATCGTCGAGGGCGAGGATCTGATCGAGCGGGTGAGTGCGCTGGCCGAGAAGATCGCCGGGCATGCGCCGATCACGCTGCAGGTGACCAAGGAGGCGGTGCGACGGGTGCTGCACTCGCGACGTCCGCCGCGCGAGACGGACCTCGTGGTCCGCGCCTACATGAGCGAGGATTTCAAAGAGGGCGTCAACGCGTTCCTCGAGAAGCGCAAGCCGAACTGGCAGGGGAAGTGA
- a CDS encoding ATP-binding cassette domain-containing protein gives MSFGPISVLNDVSFVVNTGDRVGLVGANGVGKSTLLRIITGEIAPDSGTVLIPDGITPGYLAQQPPLLPNATVDDLIYEILGALRQLKTRLREIEIRLSDSEGDVDTLLVEYGELQEQFERAGGYEIDHQIEIVIDGLGLGDLDRQRQFASLSGGEQERVLLATLLLRSPDLLLLDEPTNHLDFDALGWLENYLSTYPGAILAVSHDRAFLNTTATRIIEIDERTRTASQYVGNYDEFAEQHERERAEWVAQYAAQQDEIHELRRAMRVTSRQVAPNRAPRDPDKTAYDFKAGRIDIAIARGVRAAEERLRRIESDAIEKPPSTLRILPRFDVATLRSAEVIAATNLRQEWDGKVILDDLSFVVGAGDRIVIVGPNGAGKTTLLNIIAGRAAPTGGEVHVARDVLLGYLDQAADLSAESGCVLDVYRHGLDLDQQTAIDELIRYGLFTIEDIWKSVSVLSAGERRKLQLARLLAEHPTVLLLDEPTNHLSFDVLSRLEHALLEYPGPLICVSHDRWFIERFTGIVWEITNGRIVVHHGAPSDALERLSNPAASGIPDVS, from the coding sequence ATGTCTTTCGGCCCCATTTCCGTGCTCAACGACGTGTCATTTGTCGTCAATACCGGCGATCGCGTAGGCCTCGTCGGTGCCAACGGCGTCGGCAAATCAACGCTGCTCCGCATCATCACGGGTGAGATCGCGCCCGACAGCGGCACGGTTCTCATTCCCGACGGCATCACGCCCGGCTATCTCGCCCAGCAGCCCCCCCTGCTGCCGAATGCCACCGTCGACGATCTGATCTATGAGATCCTCGGGGCATTACGTCAACTGAAAACGCGACTCCGTGAAATCGAAATTCGGCTCAGCGACTCCGAAGGCGATGTGGACACTTTGCTCGTGGAGTATGGCGAACTCCAGGAACAGTTCGAGCGCGCTGGAGGCTACGAGATCGACCACCAGATTGAGATCGTGATCGACGGCCTCGGTCTCGGCGACCTCGACCGCCAGCGACAGTTCGCCTCACTTTCCGGCGGCGAACAGGAACGGGTCCTCCTGGCAACCTTGCTCCTGCGCTCCCCCGATCTCCTGCTGCTCGACGAACCCACCAACCATCTCGATTTCGACGCCCTGGGCTGGCTGGAGAATTACCTGTCCACCTATCCCGGCGCGATCCTCGCCGTCTCGCACGACCGCGCGTTCCTCAATACGACCGCCACCCGCATCATCGAGATTGATGAACGCACCCGCACTGCCAGCCAGTACGTCGGCAACTACGATGAATTCGCCGAACAGCATGAGCGCGAACGTGCAGAATGGGTTGCGCAGTACGCCGCCCAGCAGGATGAAATCCACGAGCTGCGCCGCGCGATGCGCGTCACGAGCCGCCAGGTCGCGCCGAACCGCGCGCCGCGCGACCCCGACAAGACCGCCTACGACTTCAAAGCCGGACGCATTGATATCGCCATCGCTCGCGGCGTTCGAGCCGCAGAGGAACGCCTGCGCCGCATAGAATCCGACGCAATCGAGAAGCCGCCCAGCACGCTACGCATCCTGCCCAGGTTCGATGTGGCCACCCTGCGCAGTGCCGAGGTCATTGCAGCAACCAACCTGCGCCAGGAATGGGACGGCAAGGTCATCCTCGATGATCTGTCCTTCGTCGTCGGCGCTGGCGACCGCATTGTCATCGTCGGCCCGAACGGTGCCGGAAAGACGACGCTGCTCAACATCATCGCTGGCCGCGCGGCACCAACCGGCGGCGAGGTTCACGTCGCGCGCGATGTCCTCCTCGGCTACCTCGATCAGGCTGCCGACCTCAGCGCCGAATCCGGCTGTGTCCTCGATGTCTATCGCCACGGACTGGATCTTGATCAGCAAACAGCAATTGATGAACTCATCCGCTACGGACTGTTCACGATCGAAGACATCTGGAAGTCGGTCAGTGTCCTGAGTGCCGGTGAGCGACGCAAGCTGCAACTCGCACGCCTGTTGGCGGAGCATCCCACCGTCCTCCTGCTCGACGAGCCAACGAATCACCTCAGCTTCGATGTCCTGTCCCGTCTGGAGCACGCGCTGTTGGAATACCCCGGCCCGCTCATCTGCGTCTCGCACGACCGCTGGTTCATCGAGCGCTTCACCGGCATCGTCTGGGAGATCACGAACGGTCGCATCGTCGTCCATCACGGTGCACCGTCCGATGCACTCGAACGCCTGTCAAACCCCGCCGCATCAGGCATTCCGGATGTATCATGA
- a CDS encoding carbon monoxide dehydrogenase subunit G, producing MDFKGDVSIDAPREKVYAFLTDPNQVTQCAPGLQSVEIIDENNFKCTVKAGVGMIRGTFNFDIEFQKREEPSHATIVASGKMPGSAVSMTSTMDLAEEGAGTVMHWASDVKVSGTIAGVGARLMGGVADRMTKDIFGCIKSKLEAES from the coding sequence ATGGATTTTAAAGGTGATGTATCGATCGATGCCCCACGTGAAAAGGTCTATGCGTTTCTGACGGATCCGAACCAGGTGACGCAATGTGCGCCGGGTCTGCAGAGCGTCGAGATCATCGACGAAAACAACTTCAAGTGCACCGTCAAGGCCGGCGTCGGCATGATCCGCGGGACATTCAACTTCGACATTGAGTTCCAGAAGCGCGAGGAGCCGTCGCACGCCACAATCGTTGCATCAGGCAAGATGCCCGGTTCGGCAGTCTCGATGACCTCAACGATGGATCTGGCCGAGGAAGGTGCCGGTACCGTCATGCACTGGGCGTCGGACGTCAAAGTTAGCGGCACGATCGCCGGCGTCGGAGCGCGCCTGATGGGTGGCGTGGCCGACCGCATGACCAAGGACATCTTCGGCTGCATCAAGTCAAAGCTGGAAGCCGAATCCTGA